One stretch of Nicotiana tabacum cultivar K326 chromosome 18, ASM71507v2, whole genome shotgun sequence DNA includes these proteins:
- the LOC107789566 gene encoding uncharacterized protein LOC107789566, translated as MDSFKQTSTSFLYNPNISTDSESEFSGILEIHVHHARNIHNICIYDNQDVYAKFSLTYNPDEAISTRIINGGGKNPDFNEDLAMKVSQIDSILKCEIWMLSRAKTLMEDQLLGFALVPISSVIGKGKITQDFSLSSTDLFHSPAGTVKLSLFLNTNNPISVSNNPSCSPSSSSSISSEVVLLDRNTSQLVLDPIEYSRIEFPEINLVKQNQEMVSQYFDLGGSFLQLSASFHSQKQQQPENHDYEMAAINPSEEEDDDEIADDHDSNISPKESIHNSWFLSSLTSTLSDDRNSAGSSPDKKIDNMIDKRDSIKNENEERKEPHVVFSAPLGNIIKIDAEQSAMQQQIVDMYMRSMQQFTESLAKMKLPLDLDKSGADLDDQKDHVIQNNGSSSDMNNNKRKENSRVFYGSRAFF; from the coding sequence atGGACTCTTTCAAGCAAACATCAACAAGTTTTTTATACAATCCAAATATAAGTACAGATTCAGAATCTGAATTCTCTGGAATTCTTGAAATTCATGTACACCATGCTAGGAACATTCACAACATTTGTATCTATGACAACCAAGATGTTTATGCCAAATTTTCCCTTACTTACAATCCTGATGAAGCCATATCAACAAGGATCATAAATGGTGGTGGCAAAAATCCAGATTTCAATGAAGATTTAGCTATGAAAGTATCCCAAATCGACTCGATTCTCAAATGTGAAATATGGATGCTTAGTAGAGCCAAAACACTAATGGAAGATCAACTCTTAGGATTTGCTTTAGTACCTATTTCTTCAGTTATTGGTAAAGGAAAAATCACTCAAGATTTTAGTCTTTCTTCTACTGATTTGTTTCATTCTCCTGCTGGTACTGTTAAATTGTCACTTTTCTTGAATACCAACAACCCCATTTCAGTATCAAATAATCCTTCTTGTTcaccatcatcttcttcttctataaGTTCAGAAGTTGTATTACTAGACAGAAATACATCTCAACTTGTTCTTGATCCGATCGAGTATTCAAGAATTGAGTTTCCTGAGATCAACTTAGTTAAACAGAATCAAGAAATGGTGTCCCAATATTTTGACTTAGGTGGTTCATTTCTCCAACTTTCTGCATCATTTCACAGTCAAAAACAGCAGCAGCCCGAGAATCATGACTACGAAATGGCTGCAATTAATCCatcagaagaagaagatgatgatgaaattgCTGATGATCATGACTCAAATATTTCTCCAAAAGAAAGTATTCACAATTCTTGGTTCCTTAGCTCATTGACAAGTACACTAAGTGATGACAGGAACTCAGCAGGCTCATCACCAGATAAAAAGATCGATAACATGATCGATAAAAGGGACTCAATTAAGAACGAAAACGAAGAAAGGAAAGAACCCCATGTGGTATTTTCAGCTCCATTAGGGAATATAATCAAGATTGATGCAGAACAATCAGCTATGCAGCAGCAAATAGTGGATATGTACATGAGAAGTATGCAGCAGTTTACTGAATCATTAGCAAAAATGAAGCTGCCTTTGGACTTGGATAAATCAGGAGCTGATCTTGATGATCAGAAAGATCATGTGATTCAGAATAATGGAAGTTCATCAGATATGAATAACAATAAGAGGAAAGAGAATTCAAGAGTGTTTTATGGTAGCAGAGCCTTCTTTTGA